The proteins below come from a single Mus musculus strain C57BL/6J chromosome 5, GRCm38.p6 C57BL/6J genomic window:
- the Sap25 gene encoding histone deacetylase complex subunit SAP25: protein MGILLVLRLTQVSIRKGGEWGSLPFPSHSSQPQALSPSEPGRKQLPPSRHLATEPTAEAPVRLSPRVTSQVTPSRMSPLPLRDPSHQANAGPRLVEPSCGPGVSLSNRTLCHPSWPMYDNWGRSPTTSERPEEEQVVSKDTGVPVRNYEDVFLLDPLLPCGQRVPLILTKPPQQAMDSRKLLLPPPIMSPSVHPSSSQACSSTWLSEAEMIALAGLLQMSQGEQTPNCVASSLPSTSCPDPVSVSEDPGPSGDQSCSGTDT, encoded by the exons ATGGGTATATTGTTGGTCCTGCGACTAACTCAGGTCAGCATTAGGAAGGGAGGTGAGTGGGGAAGCCTGCCCTTCCCTTCACACAGCTCACAGCCCCAGGCCCTCAGCCCATCTGAGCCAGGAAGAAAGCAGCTGCCGCCTTCCAGGCACCTGGCTACTGAGCCGACTGCAGAAGCCCCAG TACGTCTTTCTCCCCGGGTGACCTCCCAGGTCACCCCCTCAAGGATGTCTCCACTGCCACTTCGGGATCCCAGCCACCAGGCTAATGCAGGACCTCGGCTGGTG GAGCCCAGCTGTGGGCCAGGGGTATCTTTGTCTAACAGGACACTGTGCCATCCTTCCTGGCCGATGTATGATAACTGGGGCAGGAGCCCAACCACCTCAGAACGCCCAGAGGAAGAGCAGGTGGTGTCTAAGGATACAG GGGTCCCGGTGAGAAACTATGAAGATGTCTTTCTCTTGGATCCTCTGCTACCATGTGGGCAGCGTGTTCCCCTAATCCTGACCAAGCCccctcagcag GCAATGGACTCCAGGAAGCTGCTGCTCCCACCGCCCATCATGTCGCCCTCTGTGCATCCGTCCTCATCCCAGGCCTGCTCCTCCACCTGGCTCAGCGAGGCAGAGATGATCGCCCTTGCTGGTCTGCTGCAGATGAGCCAGGGAGAGCAGACACCCAACTGCGTGGCAAGCTCTCTGCCTTCCACCAGCTGCCCagaccctgtctctgtctctgaagaCCCAGGTCCCAGTGGTGACCAGAGCTGTTCTGGGACTGACACATGA
- the Irs3 gene encoding insulin receptor substrate 3 has protein sequence MKPAGTGPTVSSGGECTDVSLGSPFPWPCLPDVRLCGHLRKQKSQRRRFFVLRADPPRLECYESEKKFLASGCRPPRPRRTVSLEGACTISKRADARQRHLIVIYTSDSSLGVAAASEAEQQAWYSALLEVRATAAAAAATAMGFSPQEAPESWIFAPFQDVWPVTLRSKGLGRAQGLSSGSYRLCLGSGALSLLRKPGSKGSRDSRATPPPVLRLSLLSVRRCGHADSFFFLELGRSAPIGPGELWLQAPDAVVAQSIHETVLAAMKRLGSNAAGKAEPPPQGNPPKSVPAAPTPTPYEIPASAAQARSPSERAKQDYFKPLERMGSTHSYKGLDLGGNYITMGVRNDYVHMGGGEAGDYMWMAPPGLPPTPARADPNKQLEDCESTEYVPMNRFLPGPFYYELKARESELGHPGAHCSLRDRWRPTVAQPRSSQGSELSGDYMSIPDYVGTDSARLGSLDSCLNYVDLDLVPPLEVPGAAPGKSPHSYASIKF, from the exons ATGAAGCCTGCAGGTACGGGCCCCACAGTCTCCTCCGGGGGCGAGTGCACCGACGTGTCCCTCGGCTCACCGTTTCCTTGGCCCTGCCTGCCCGACGTGCGGCTCTGTGGCCATCTGAGGAAGCAGAAGTCCCAGCGCCGCCGCTTTTTCGTGCTGCGCGCTGACCCACCACGCCTGGAGTGCTACGAGAGCGAGAAGAAGTTCTTGGCCAGCGGCTGCCGCCCACCTAGACCCCGGCGTACCGTTAGCCTGGAGGGTGCCTGCACTATTAGCAAGCGCGCGGATGCCCGTCAGCGCCACCTGATCGTCATCTATACCAGCGACAGCAGCCTGGGCGTGGCGGCGGCCAGCGAAGCAGAGCAGCAAGCATGGTACAGCGCCCTGCTCGAGGTGCGCGCCACCGCCGCAGCCGCTGCTGCTACTGCTATGG GTTTCAGTCCCCAAGAGGCCCCTGAGTCTTGGATCTTCGCCCCATTCCAGGACGTCTGGCCTGTGACACTGCGGtccaaggggctggggagagcacAAGGCCTGAGCAGCGGCAGCTATCGCCTGTGCCTGGGTTCTGGGGCCCTGAGCCTCCTGCGAAAGCCTGGAAGCAAAGGTTCCAGAGACAGCCGGGCAACGCCACCACCAGTCCTGCGCTTGTCCTTGCTCAGTGTGCGCCGCTGTGGCCACGCAGACTCTTTTTTCTTCCTGGAACTCGGGCGCTCAGCGCCCATTGGTCCTGGTGAGCTCTGGCTGCAGGCTCCTGATGCAGTGGTGGCCCAAAGCATTCATGAGACAGTCCTGGCTGCCATGAAGCGGCTGGGGAGCAATGCAGCTGGCAAAGCTGAGCCACCGCCACAGGGAAATCCTCCAAAGAGTGTTCCTGCAGCTCCTACCCCGACACCATATGAAATCCCTGCATCGGCAGCACAAGCAAGAAGCCCCAGTGAGCGAGCAAAGCAGGACTACTTCAAGCCCCTGGAAAGGATGGGGTCAACACACTCCTACAAGGGACTAGATCTGGGCGGGAACTACATCACCATGGGAGTCAGGAATGACTATGTCCACATGGGGGGAGGAGAAGCAGGTGACTATATGTGGATGGCGCCCCCAGGccttcctcccacccctgccaGGGCAGATCCTAATAAGCAGCTCGAGGATTGTGAGAGCACAGAGTATGTGCCCATGAATAGATTTTTACCTGGGCCTTTTTACTACGAGCTCAAGGCCAGGGAGTCTGAACTTGGGCATCCGGGTGCCCATTGTAGCCTTAGAGACAGATGGAGACCCACAGTGGCTCAGCCCCGCTCTTCCCAAGGGTCAGAGCTCTCTGGGGACTACATGTCCATCCCCGACTATGTAGGAACGGACAGTGCTAGGCTGGGGTCTCTGGACAGCTGCCTCAACTATGTGGACCTGGACCTGGTCCCTCCCCTGGAGGTTCCTGGAGCAGCCCCAGGGAAGAGTCCACATAGCTATGCCAGCATCAAGTTCTAG